The Flavobacterium commune genome contains the following window.
AATAATTCCAACAATTCCAGCCTGTGGCAAAGTGAAATTCAAATTATCATACAATAATTTTTCTCCAAAAGCTTTAGCAACATTTTTAGCTTCGATAACATTAGTTCCTAAACGTGGACCATTTGGAATGTAAATTTCTAATTTTTCATCCAATTGTTTTTGGTCTTCGTTCAACAACTTATCGTAGTTCTGCAAACGCGCTTTTTGTTTTGTTTGACGACCTTTAGCTCCTTGACGAACCCAGTCCAACTCACGCTCCAAAGTTTTTCTTCTTTTCGAAGCTACTTTTTCTTCTTGTGCCAAACGGTTTGATTTTTGGTCTAACCAAGAAGAATAATTCCCTTTCCAAGGAATACCTTCTCCTCTATCTAATTCCAAAATCCAACCTGCAACATTATCCAGGAAATAACGGTCGTGCGTTACAGCAATTACAGTTCCTGAATATTGTGCCAAATGCTGCTCTAACCAAAGTACAGACTCCGCATCAAGGTGGTTGGTAGGCTCATCCAAAAGCAAAACATCTGGTTGTTGCAATAACAAACGACATAAAGCTACACGACGACGCTCTCCTCCTGAAAGATTTTTGATTGGTGTATCTCCGTCTGGAGTGCGTAAAGCATCCATTGCAATTTCTAATTTGGTATCGATTTCCCAAGCACCTAAAGCATCAATTTTATCTTGCAAAGCCGCCTGACGCTCCATTAACTTATCCATTTTATCCGGATCAGAATAGTTTTCTTCAAGACCAAATAAATCATTGATTTGGTTGTATTCTGCTAAAACTGCCATTGTTTCAGCAGCTCCTTCCTGAACAATTTCTAAAACAGTTTTAGAATCATCCAAAATAGGTTCCTGCTCCAAATATCCAACAGTGTAACCCGGTTGAAAAACAACATCTCCCTGATAGTTTTTATCAACTCCGGCAATAATTTTTAAAAGTGAAGATTTACCTGAACCATTTAAACCAAGAATACCAATCTTAGCCCCGTAAAAGAAACTCAAATAAATGTTTTTCAACACTGGCTTATCTGCTCCCTGATAGGTTTTACTCAATTTTTGCATTGAGAATATTACTTTCTTATCGTCTGACATAATTTAAAGTTTATTGTTTTTTGTTTGTTGTTTATCGTTTGTTAATTACAAACTACCTTTTAATTATTTAAATTTTAATCCTTTAATTTCACAATTATTCAAATAGTTCATCATCGAACCTATTTTATTTTTTTCAATTTCAATCATTTCATTCAGTTTTAAATGTTGTTCTTCTGAAATCAATTTTTTATCAAAAGCCCTATATGATTGTGATTTTGCTTCACCAGCAGAACCCTTTGCTATACTTAAAAACTGAATAAACTCTCTATTACCATTTCTTTCGAAACCTTCGGCTATATTATCCATTATAGAACCTGAACTTCTGTCAATTTGGTCTTTTAAAGAAAAGTTTGATTTTAAATTTGTAGTCTGAATTAATAATTCAACGTATTGGCAAATTTCTCTTGCTTTCTGCCAAATTTCTAATCCTTCAAATTTTGATATTGTTGCCATAACTACAAACTATTAACTACAAACTTTTTAAACCCTTCCCTTAAGCGAGCTAAAAACCCATGCAATGGCAAAAAATCCAATACCCACGGCAGCAAATCCAATACCTGAAACGTCGCGGTATTTGAAGATTCCTAAAGCAATTAAGATTAATCCCATTACAATCATTATAAAAGTAGCCCATCCTAAGATGGTATTTTTATTCATTCCCATTATTGTGGTATTTTTTAAAATGCAAATATCGTTAATTTATAATGCTAATTAAAAATATGATACAGCATTTCTTTTAATAAATCAGCATTAGATAAGGCGTTAGCTCCTACTCCTTTGCTTTTAACATCAATTTCTCTTAATGCAGCTACTATTTGACTTACTTTTCGCATCGGATAATTTTTCAAAGCCAGATCATATTCCTTTAAGAAAAAGGGATTTACCCCTAAAACAGTCGCCACATTCTTAGGATTTTTGTCTTTTAATCCGTGGTATTTTAATAATTGCACAAAGAATCCAAAAACCAGACTCGTGGTAACAACCATCGGATTTTCTTTAGGATTGCTGGCAAAATTTTCGGCAATCGTGTATGCTTTTAATTGATTGCGTTCTCCAATGGCTTTTCGCAATTCGAATACATTAAAATCTTTGCTGAATCCAATGTTTTCTTCAATATCTTTTGGAGAAATGGTGCTTCCTTTCGGTAAAATAATCTGCAATTTTTCGAGTTCATTATTTATCTTACTCAAATCAGTCCCTAAAAACTCCACTAACATGGCTGAAGCTTTGGGTTCAATAGCATATTTTTTTCCTGACAAAACACGCTTAATCCAATCGCCTACCTGATTTTCATACAGTTTTTTACTCTCATAAACGACTCCGTTTTTGGCTATAGCCTTGGTTACTTTTTTACGTTTGTCTAAGGTTTTGTATTTGTAACAAAAAACTAAAACGGTAGAAAGCATTGGATTTTCGACATAAGCTTCTAATTTATCGATGGTT
Protein-coding sequences here:
- the ettA gene encoding energy-dependent translational throttle protein EttA, which gives rise to MSDDKKVIFSMQKLSKTYQGADKPVLKNIYLSFFYGAKIGILGLNGSGKSSLLKIIAGVDKNYQGDVVFQPGYTVGYLEQEPILDDSKTVLEIVQEGAAETMAVLAEYNQINDLFGLEENYSDPDKMDKLMERQAALQDKIDALGAWEIDTKLEIAMDALRTPDGDTPIKNLSGGERRRVALCRLLLQQPDVLLLDEPTNHLDAESVLWLEQHLAQYSGTVIAVTHDRYFLDNVAGWILELDRGEGIPWKGNYSSWLDQKSNRLAQEEKVASKRRKTLERELDWVRQGAKGRQTKQKARLQNYDKLLNEDQKQLDEKLEIYIPNGPRLGTNVIEAKNVAKAFGEKLLYDNLNFTLPQAGIVGIIGPNGAGKSTIFKMIMGEQQTDGGEFTVGETVKIAYVDQSHSNIDPNKSIWENFADGQELIMMGGKQVNSRAYLSRFNFGGGEQNKKVSMLSGGERNRLHLAMTLKEEGNVLLLDEPTNDLDVNTLRALEEGLENFAGCAVVISHDRWFLDRICTHILAFEGNSEVYFFEGSFTEYEENKKKRLGGDLTPKRLKYRKLIRG
- a CDS encoding CAL67264 family membrane protein encodes the protein MGMNKNTILGWATFIMIVMGLILIALGIFKYRDVSGIGFAAVGIGFFAIAWVFSSLKGRV
- the holA gene encoding DNA polymerase III subunit delta is translated as MDEVIKIVNDIKAGNIKPIYFLMGEEPYYIDKLSDYIEENVLSEDEKGFNQTVMYGRDVSVEDIVSTAKRYPMMAERQVVIVKEAQDLTKTIDKLEAYVENPMLSTVLVFCYKYKTLDKRKKVTKAIAKNGVVYESKKLYENQVGDWIKRVLSGKKYAIEPKASAMLVEFLGTDLSKINNELEKLQIILPKGSTISPKDIEENIGFSKDFNVFELRKAIGERNQLKAYTIAENFASNPKENPMVVTTSLVFGFFVQLLKYHGLKDKNPKNVATVLGVNPFFLKEYDLALKNYPMRKVSQIVAALREIDVKSKGVGANALSNADLLKEMLYHIFN
- a CDS encoding four helix bundle protein, encoding MATISKFEGLEIWQKAREICQYVELLIQTTNLKSNFSLKDQIDRSSGSIMDNIAEGFERNGNREFIQFLSIAKGSAGEAKSQSYRAFDKKLISEEQHLKLNEMIEIEKNKIGSMMNYLNNCEIKGLKFK